One Streptomyces coeruleorubidus DNA segment encodes these proteins:
- a CDS encoding MarC family protein — protein MFDLAVFGSLFLTLFVIMDPPGITPIFLALTAGRPAKVQKRMAFQAVCVAGGVITVFGLLGHQILNYLHVSVPALMIAGGLLLLLIALDLLTGKTDEPKQTKDVNVALVPLGMPLLAGPGAIVSVILAVQKAHSAAAQVSVWTAILAIHVVLWLVMRYSLVIIRIIKDGGVVLVTRLAGMMLSAIAVQQIINGVTQVIQGS, from the coding sequence ATGTTCGACCTCGCCGTTTTCGGCTCCCTGTTCCTGACCCTCTTCGTCATCATGGATCCCCCCGGGATCACCCCGATCTTCCTCGCGCTCACCGCCGGACGGCCCGCCAAGGTGCAGAAGCGGATGGCCTTCCAGGCCGTCTGTGTCGCCGGTGGCGTGATCACCGTGTTCGGGCTGCTCGGGCATCAGATCCTGAACTACCTGCATGTCTCCGTGCCCGCGCTGATGATCGCGGGCGGGCTGCTGCTTCTGCTGATCGCGCTCGATCTGCTCACAGGCAAGACCGACGAGCCGAAGCAGACCAAGGACGTCAACGTCGCTCTCGTGCCGCTGGGCATGCCGCTGCTGGCCGGGCCGGGGGCGATCGTGTCGGTCATCCTCGCCGTGCAGAAGGCCCACAGTGCCGCCGCGCAGGTCTCCGTGTGGACGGCGATCCTCGCGATCCACGTCGTGCTGTGGCTGGTGATGCGCTACTCGCTGGTGATCATCCGGATCATCAAGGACGGCGGTGTGGTCCTGGTGACGCGGCTCGCGGGCATGATGCTGTCCGCGATCGCCGTGCAGCAGATCATCAACGGGGTCACGCAGGTGATCCAGGGCAGCTGA